The genomic window GCCGCAGTAAGCATGTCTCCGGCGGCGCCCATGCCGCAGTCTATGTATAAGGTCTTCATTCTATTTCACTCCTATGTGGTTTATCATGCTCGCAAGGTAGCCCGCGCCGAAGCCGTTGTCTATGTTGACTACGGAGACGCCGCTCGCGCATGAGTTTAGCATCGAGAGGAGCGCGGAGAGGCCGCCGAAGGAGGCCCCGTAGCCGACGCTGGTCGGCACGGCGACGACGGGGCAGTCGGCAAGGCCGCCTATCACGCTCGCGAGCGCGCCTTCCATGCCGGCTATCGCTACGATCGCCGACGCGCCCATTATCTCGTCCATGTGCGCGAGCAGCCTGTGCAGCCCCGCGACGCCGACGTCGTAGAGCCGGGTCACTCTGTTGCCGAGCGCCTCGGCTGTGATAGCGGCCTCTTCCGCCACGGGCATATCGCTCGTGCCGCCGGTAGCGACGACTATCGTGCCGCGTCCGTCTGGCTCGGGCATCGCCCCGGCTATGCCGACGCGCGCCATCTCGTAGTATGTCATCGGCACGGCGCG from Cloacibacillus sp. An23 includes these protein-coding regions:
- the larB gene encoding nickel pincer cofactor biosynthesis protein LarB, producing MDKKNIRELLVRLAAGETTVDEAMEELREAPFRDLGFAKIDSHRSLRQGIAEVIYGAGKRPEQIAEIAAAMLSGGQKTVLITRMGKEAARAVERAVPMTYYEMARVGIAGAMPEPDGRGTIVVATGGTSDMPVAEEAAITAEALGNRVTRLYDVGVAGLHRLLAHMDEIMGASAIVAIAGMEGALASVIGGLADCPVVAVPTSVGYGASFGGLSALLSMLNSCASGVSVVNIDNGFGAGYLASMINHIGVK